In Myxococcales bacterium, a genomic segment contains:
- a CDS encoding response regulator, whose product MGTILIVDDVQTDRELIGRVVTSSGHKPEYATDGSEALARAKEVKPQLIFLDVVMPSMNGFHACRKLKTDPDTSKIPVVLVTSKGGDSDRFWGQKQGADDHVAKPFTPDTLQAIIKRYVG is encoded by the coding sequence ATGGGAACCATTCTCATCGTTGACGACGTACAGACCGACCGCGAGCTCATCGGCCGCGTCGTGACGTCGTCCGGTCACAAGCCTGAATACGCCACCGACGGCAGCGAGGCGCTCGCCCGGGCCAAAGAGGTGAAGCCGCAGCTCATCTTCCTCGACGTCGTGATGCCGTCGATGAACGGCTTTCACGCCTGCCGCAAGCTCAAGACCGACCCCGACACCTCCAAGATTCCGGTCGTCCTCGTGACGTCCAAGGGCGGCGACAGCGACCGCTTCTGGGGCCAGAAACAAGGCGCCGACGACCACGTCGCGAAGCCGTTCACCCCCGACACGCTCCAAGCAATCATCAAGCGTTACGTCGGCTGA
- a CDS encoding ABC transporter substrate-binding protein — protein sequence MRKLGWLLVASTVVLLAGCGKKRRAVEMDPDPSQEKKQTDVGVFDDKVIIGQFAVFRGPSAGLGTEVWRGATAYIAEVNANGGVHDRKIELISRDDTYNPEPAVEAFKKLMGEDKVFALFNSVGTPTLYAVLPELEKTKEQKLVLLGNFTGGQKQREAPFLEQVYNVRAGYNQETRESVENYIKLGHRKIGVFIQNDAYGEAGLSGTKLAVRQLNEKDPTLKLPEVVVTRYERGQKFDVSNAKQVEELKAKGVDAIVSVGAYQACAGFVRDARNAGYQAPISNVSFVGADTLIRMLNQYEKDSGKKVTTNLINTQVVPSWEAVEVPVVAEYRNLVDKRNPTPPADLQDPNYRSLRYSFGALEGFVNAKVLVEALKRSGKDLTRAKFQTSLASIRDWDPGLGAPVTFGAADNQGLDKVWITGAKDGSWVPVNDLKAFFQGAQAKPAAAAPAAPKKG from the coding sequence ATGCGAAAACTCGGCTGGCTCCTTGTTGCCTCGACGGTCGTTCTCTTGGCGGGTTGCGGCAAGAAGAGGCGTGCCGTCGAGATGGATCCCGATCCCTCGCAAGAAAAGAAGCAAACCGACGTCGGCGTCTTCGACGACAAGGTCATCATCGGCCAGTTCGCCGTCTTCCGTGGCCCGTCGGCAGGCCTCGGGACCGAGGTGTGGCGCGGCGCGACAGCGTACATCGCAGAGGTCAACGCAAACGGTGGCGTTCACGACCGCAAGATCGAGCTCATCTCTCGCGACGACACCTACAACCCCGAGCCCGCCGTCGAGGCCTTCAAGAAGCTGATGGGCGAAGACAAGGTCTTCGCGCTCTTCAACTCCGTCGGCACGCCGACGCTCTACGCAGTCTTGCCGGAGCTCGAGAAGACGAAGGAGCAGAAGCTCGTGCTCCTCGGAAATTTCACGGGCGGTCAGAAGCAGCGCGAGGCGCCCTTCCTCGAGCAGGTTTACAACGTCCGCGCTGGGTACAACCAGGAGACCCGCGAGAGCGTCGAGAACTACATCAAGCTCGGCCATCGAAAGATCGGCGTCTTCATCCAAAACGACGCCTACGGCGAGGCCGGCCTTTCGGGCACGAAGTTGGCGGTTCGGCAGCTCAACGAAAAGGACCCCACCCTCAAGTTGCCGGAGGTCGTCGTCACGCGGTACGAGCGTGGGCAGAAGTTCGACGTCTCGAACGCGAAGCAGGTCGAAGAGCTCAAGGCCAAGGGCGTCGACGCGATTGTCTCCGTGGGCGCGTACCAGGCGTGCGCCGGCTTCGTTCGTGACGCTCGCAACGCCGGCTACCAGGCTCCCATCTCGAACGTGAGCTTCGTCGGCGCCGACACGCTGATCCGCATGCTCAACCAGTACGAGAAGGACTCGGGCAAGAAGGTCACGACCAACCTCATCAACACCCAGGTGGTTCCGTCGTGGGAGGCCGTTGAAGTCCCCGTCGTCGCCGAGTACCGAAACCTCGTCGACAAGCGCAACCCGACGCCGCCGGCGGACCTCCAGGACCCCAACTATCGCTCGCTGCGCTACAGCTTCGGGGCCCTTGAGGGTTTCGTGAACGCGAAGGTCTTGGTCGAAGCCCTCAAGCGCTCGGGCAAAGATCTCACGCGAGCGAAGTTCCAGACCTCGCTCGCCTCGATTCGTGACTGGGACCCGGGTCTCGGCGCGCCGGTCACCTTCGGCGCTGCCGACAATCAGGGCCTCGACAAGGTCTGGATCACGGGGGCCAAAGACGGCTCCTGGGTTCCCGTCAACGATCTGAAGGCGTTCTTCCAGGGCGCGCAGGCCAAACCCGCGGCGGCGGCGCCGGCGGCCCCGAAGAAGGGGTAG
- a CDS encoding chemotaxis protein CheW — MATESSKGSSRSRGSSKGGSGSGSSGRSGSGQSSGKGSGGSGGSQGAANKGGGVQRVCAFWLCGDCFALDIGLVGELVTVDQLAPVPLSKSAMLGLFNFRGTPLALIDLAEILEIPASKRSEITVGDGKPYPVLVIRASNLMAGVLIDRMEIVLEIGPGVLSRPKAGGDNPLVQGFLEADNRGGLFVTVLDTAALLQRLEQLKYQ; from the coding sequence ATGGCAACTGAGTCTTCCAAAGGTTCCTCCCGCTCGCGCGGCTCCTCGAAAGGCGGAAGCGGCTCGGGCTCCTCCGGCCGTTCCGGCAGCGGTCAGAGCAGCGGCAAGGGGTCCGGCGGGTCGGGGGGATCACAAGGCGCTGCCAACAAGGGCGGCGGGGTCCAGCGCGTGTGCGCGTTCTGGCTCTGCGGCGACTGCTTCGCCCTCGACATCGGCCTCGTTGGCGAGCTGGTGACAGTCGACCAATTGGCTCCCGTGCCGCTGTCCAAGTCGGCCATGCTCGGCCTGTTCAACTTCCGCGGAACACCGCTGGCGCTGATCGACCTGGCTGAAATTCTCGAGATCCCTGCCAGCAAACGCTCGGAAATCACGGTCGGTGACGGAAAGCCGTACCCGGTCCTCGTGATTCGAGCGAGCAACCTCATGGCGGGCGTCCTCATCGACCGGATGGAGATCGTCCTCGAGATCGGACCGGGCGTCCTCAGCCGGCCGAAAGCCGGCGGCGACAACCCGCTCGTCCAGGGATTCTTGGAGGCCGACAACCGTGGAGGCCTCTTCGTCACGGTGCTCGACACAGCCGCTCTTTTGCAGCGACTGGAGCAACTGAAATATCAGTAG
- a CDS encoding chemotaxis protein CheW translates to MSDTSTEAPIQTGLEFSIGRARVAVPVDSVYQIIQYETTPLQLARRWVGGLAVYQGRIIISVALIGDRAPDAPRRKETEGIVVSADESDIGWALEVLSVVGMVQATVRAKRDQPGSDKLPPWISAARTIDNRSIGWLDVPTLLKDLVGSSDFVGV, encoded by the coding sequence ATGAGCGACACGTCGACCGAGGCGCCGATCCAGACGGGTCTCGAGTTCTCCATCGGGAGAGCTCGCGTCGCTGTTCCCGTCGACTCCGTCTATCAAATCATCCAGTACGAAACGACGCCGCTGCAGTTGGCGCGTCGTTGGGTCGGTGGTCTCGCCGTCTATCAGGGGCGCATCATCATCTCCGTTGCGCTCATCGGTGATCGCGCTCCCGACGCTCCACGTCGCAAGGAGACAGAGGGCATCGTCGTCAGCGCCGACGAGTCCGACATCGGATGGGCGCTCGAAGTCTTGAGCGTCGTTGGAATGGTTCAAGCGACCGTGCGCGCGAAGCGCGACCAACCGGGCAGTGACAAGTTGCCGCCGTGGATCTCGGCGGCTCGAACCATCGACAACCGTTCCATCGGTTGGCTCGACGTTCCGACGCTCCTCAAGGACCTCGTCGGTTCAAGCGATTTCGTGGGGGTCTGA
- a CDS encoding response regulator encodes MTSRLLVIDDSLTVRKAVGLALKNIDATIDYATTGHEGLLKATHHHGIPELILLDFVLPDMRGIDVAQRLSQDARTANVPIILMTAKDENVRELFKGMRAQVDYVSKPFSPDDIVTRVQAVLDKKAQAATASLRPSRPPAPASVSLFSFRQKETAAKSLFASLRPQFARIPDWMAQLGANQPAPYFARKFLTPELVGQVLDALVPVFKEVLGGAGPAEPVEEGEGSLSGKATGWSPTDIVKMIRASGQTGELWLAAGSRKVVAYLRRGEVLLATSHDPIDYCRDAKVALPALAADVRERAEADQRSSGKPFFVTLAERGYLPTTDLAPLLQRQGKRSLLDIIEASSVRFFWRERPTHPSYVDAYGLRISVDQLELELFRRPSGRATVEARLPKTEAVFERAENFSRRLRDFELSAEERRILSLVGGGNSVQTLTNRSGLPAREAAHIVARLLHVGLIRERHVAAVAAETKRPSAVMILEPDVEGFQAPLTKLLQNRAEPLSLVAFDSDKDIFAAILRERPRMVILNADAAGDAAVRAVAQVRKADDLSHLAVVAVLDTPSREKVDELSAAGFDSVLTKPITYVDLERLLVA; translated from the coding sequence ATGACGTCGCGTCTCCTCGTCATCGACGACAGCCTCACCGTTCGCAAGGCCGTCGGCCTGGCGCTCAAGAACATCGATGCCACCATCGACTACGCCACGACGGGCCATGAGGGCCTGCTCAAGGCGACGCATCACCACGGCATCCCCGAGCTCATTCTCCTCGACTTCGTCCTCCCCGACATGCGTGGCATCGATGTCGCGCAGCGGCTTAGTCAGGATGCGCGCACGGCCAACGTACCGATCATCTTGATGACGGCGAAGGACGAGAACGTCCGCGAGCTCTTCAAGGGGATGCGCGCGCAGGTCGACTACGTCTCGAAGCCGTTTTCGCCCGACGACATCGTCACGCGTGTGCAAGCGGTGCTCGACAAGAAGGCGCAAGCGGCGACGGCGTCGCTGAGGCCGTCGCGTCCGCCGGCGCCGGCCAGCGTCTCGCTCTTCTCCTTTCGCCAGAAGGAGACGGCGGCGAAGTCGCTCTTCGCGTCGCTGCGGCCGCAGTTTGCGCGCATCCCCGACTGGATGGCGCAGCTCGGCGCCAACCAACCGGCGCCCTACTTTGCGCGAAAGTTTTTGACGCCCGAGCTCGTCGGACAAGTGCTCGACGCCCTCGTGCCGGTCTTCAAAGAAGTGCTCGGCGGCGCTGGCCCCGCGGAGCCGGTCGAAGAGGGCGAGGGGTCGCTCTCCGGCAAGGCCACCGGCTGGTCCCCCACGGACATCGTGAAGATGATCCGTGCCTCGGGTCAAACGGGCGAGCTTTGGCTCGCCGCCGGCAGCCGCAAGGTCGTCGCGTACCTTCGCCGCGGCGAAGTCCTCCTCGCCACGAGCCACGATCCCATCGACTACTGCCGCGACGCGAAGGTCGCGCTGCCGGCCCTCGCCGCCGACGTGCGCGAGCGCGCAGAAGCCGACCAGCGCTCGAGCGGCAAGCCGTTCTTCGTGACCCTCGCCGAGCGCGGCTACCTGCCGACGACCGATCTCGCGCCGTTGCTTCAAAGGCAGGGAAAGCGCTCGCTCCTCGACATCATCGAGGCGAGCTCGGTGCGCTTTTTCTGGCGCGAGCGGCCGACGCACCCTTCTTACGTCGACGCCTACGGCCTTCGCATCTCGGTCGACCAGCTCGAGCTCGAGCTGTTCCGTCGGCCTTCTGGCCGCGCGACCGTCGAGGCGCGTCTGCCCAAGACCGAGGCGGTCTTCGAGCGCGCCGAGAACTTCAGCCGCCGCCTTCGCGACTTCGAGCTCTCCGCCGAGGAGCGCCGCATTCTCAGCCTCGTGGGTGGTGGCAACAGCGTTCAGACGCTGACGAACCGCAGCGGCCTACCGGCGCGCGAGGCCGCCCACATCGTCGCGAGGCTCCTCCACGTGGGGCTCATCCGCGAGCGGCACGTCGCAGCGGTCGCCGCCGAGACCAAGCGACCCAGCGCCGTCATGATCCTCGAGCCCGACGTCGAAGGGTTCCAGGCGCCGCTCACCAAGCTGCTTCAGAACCGCGCCGAGCCCCTGTCGCTCGTGGCCTTCGACTCCGACAAAGACATCTTCGCCGCGATCCTCAGGGAGAGGCCGCGGATGGTCATCCTCAACGCGGACGCCGCCGGCGACGCTGCGGTACGCGCCGTGGCCCAGGTCCGAAAGGCCGACGATCTCTCCCATCTGGCGGTCGTCGCGGTGCTCGACACGCCTTCTCGCGAGAAGGTCGACGAGCTCTCGGCCGCCGGTTTTGATTCCGTACTGACAAAGCCCATTACGTATGTTGACCTAGAGCGCTTGCTCGTCGCCTGA